Sequence from the Leishmania donovani BPK282A1 complete genome, chromosome 16 genome:
ACAATGACGAGAAGGACGCCTCGTTTCGCGCGTTGCGAGCGGTCCCTAGTGATGTGCAGCCATGTCTCTTGTCTGTTGTTGCAGgtcctgcagccgcggcaacggcacgcATCGCAGCAAGCAGCTCTGCGTGCACAGGGTGTGAAGCGCCGATCAACGAGAAGGATTCCGCTCTGACTCGAAGTACCTCGCCTGTAATGGCGAGAAGTCGTTGCTCCATTTCTGCCGCATCGTCGGCGTCTGCactgccatcgccgccgctgcacgcctGGGCACTTCCAACGACTTTGCTTGACTGATAAAGCAGCGGCATGCTGCCCACGCTGCCTCTACGAGAAAAGCTATCACATGCCAGAGGAGACCGCTCACATGTGCACGAGTCCTGTGCCCGTGCCCCCAGGGCAGACACCACCTTGGCGAGCTCGGCAGAACAGCAGTTGCAGATCCTTGTCGACGGCGCGAACGGAAAggtgagggagagcgagagaggccAGAAGTGTCGCTGCAGAAGCTCCCACAGTGGCGCATCGCGCGCGCTCTGCACTATGCGTACGGGCAGCTCGTAGTAtcggtgcgcgtgcatgccaAACTCCTTCACGCGGTTGGAAGGAGGAAGCCCGTAATCGTCAGACATAgtagaggcggtggcgctggcgggaGACGCTGCAGGTTGAGCCCCGTCAACAGCGCTGTGAGACGCACTCCGAGGACGCTGACCCTGAAAGTCCCCCTCAGGATACGTGCGGAACGCCTTCATGGAGAACTGGCCAGTCCGTAGCGTTTTGACTGGATCGAtcaccagcgccacccagGGATCCTGCATCTGTTGACTGTCCCGCTGCGTCGTCACATCGATGCCGGAGAGAAAGCAGGAGTAGCCGGGGTGGGTGTGGTACCACCCAAGACACCCTGGTTCTGCcttgccgaggcggcggtggtatTCAAGGTAGTTGGCCATGTAAATCTGTGAGGCTTCCGTCATGCTGCACTCCACCTCCGAGGCAGCGACAGGCAAGCTGAAGCTGTCGGTCAATATGAGCTCGCGGTGGCTGAAATGCCCAATTAAGAGCCCCATCACCTCGAACCAGTTGAAGCGGCCCTGTGACATGTCAGGGCAGCCACGCGTGCCGTGAAGAAACATCTTCACTGTGGCCGCCAGCGACACCGAGACAGACTCGAAGAAGAGCGAGTCGAAGCGCCATGGCTTCTGTCGTCGAGCAGTTTCCATGTGAGCGAAGTCGGGCGTCCAATACGCATCCGACACGATagggacgctgctgcgcagttTGTGCTGTGGTCTGCTGGAGACAGGCGTGCTCAGGCTCCACTGGCTCTGACCAGGCGACCGCTGCGCCGGGCTAGCCGCGCTTGTCGACATGAGTGTGTACGCGCTCGCGGAGAGCGGCAATGGCACTCGCCTGTGGCGGAATGCGTggaaaggaagaggacgGAGTAGGAATGGGACAACATAAAACATAAAGCACGAGACAAAGTACAGCGTGTGCCACGTGCGTGTGAGACCACTTCCAGAAGGCCTTAGCGAGAcacgaggggggggggcggaggtgAAAAACGGCAAAGCACGGCAAGCGCACCCGCCTCATGAAGTGGGCttggcgccaccgctgatGCGCGCAAGGCTGCGGTGCCGATCAACGGCAGTGGAGCAGCCCTTttgccgcacgcgcgcacatacacaagcATCGGAGGAGAGCGGCTACGAGGAGAAAGTAAGGTGGGACGGTAAGGAAGCAAGAGGAAGGGTGgagcagtggcggtggccggcatTGGAGCACGTGCTCGCGTGACCTGTCCGTCCGAGCCCTCGGCCaagacgaaaaaagaaaaacgaaaaacgcGTTAGGCCCCTCACCTGTCCTCTTTGCGCGGCCCTTGCGGCGAGCTCCCAAAGCATGCGCCCACCCGCTTCCTTCGCAGTGCAGCTTGAGAGAGGCGCCTCCGCTACtgaaagcagagagagaccgAATCTTCCTCCCGACACTCTTTCCCGTGTTCTTGACTTTACAGGTGGACAAGACGATGCAGTGGGCACGTTTTCCGGCGTCTCTTGCGTGCGCAAGTTatccctgtgtgtgtgggctcCCTCGTGTTCTTCGCCTTTATGCTTTTGTTTTGCCGTGTCGAGTTAAGCGTTcacaatatatatatatatatatgtgcgtgtgtgtaaaATACAAACTTCCTCAAGTGTGTCCTGATGCAGTTGTGTCCGCACACCGCCCTCCCCCAGCCGTCCCCCCTCACAGACACAAGTGTTAGCACACACGTTTCACATGTGTGAGATCTCTCTGTGGTGGGTGCGAAGAGGCCCACAGGCGCAGAGAAAGGCAGCTGAGCTGTTCGGCAAAGGCGCGCTGCTTACTGCTGTGCCAGCATCAGCACTTGCTCCTCTGTCAGGAATGTCTGCTGGACACCGTGCAGGCGCACCCCGAATCGGCGTGGGCCTTGGTAGCGCTTCACAGACCCGCTGCTACCCGAGGAGCCGGCCGTGGTGGCCATGTCCTCAGCAACGACCGACAAGGACTGGATGCTCCCGCTCGAGTGAAAGAACAGTGGCGAGCGAAACTGAACCGTGCTCTCCACTCGCGTCACGGTAGAGGGGAGCGACGACACCGACCCTCTCGCCTTGCCTTGACGCTCCCACGATGCAGCGTTGGACGCATCGCCattgggggaggggtcaCTGCTAAAGTTGAAACTCGCCAGCGTCACCGTCTTCAAGAAGTGCTCGGTCGAAGAAccctgcggtggcggctgcacgTGTGCAAGCAGGGTGACGCGAATAACGCTGTGCTTGTGGTGCGGCTTGtacgccgtggcggccgcggcagccgcggtggccgcgccCTTGTCATCCACGTTCTCCTCTTCCACGAAGGCGACCCCGCTCACCATGGCATGAAACTCATTCTTCGCGAACGCATTCGTGGTGTGCGCAGAAGCCACGGAAGAGCTCGTCGGCAGGGCAGGTGACGGCGCCTGCGCAAGCTTGAGCTCTTCCCCAGGACGCAGCTCCATAAAAAACGGCGTATTAATCACAGGCATTGTCCGAGGTATTTGGAcagctgtgtgcgtgggcgagGCGATGAGGTGAGGTGCGCGGCCACGGCTGCGCTCTGGTGTGCTTCACATCAAGTGCCGCGAGCATATGAACACCgcccacgcccacacacatacacgcaggAGGCCCGCAAAGGGCggaggagaaaaagagaaagaatGCAGAATGAAAAGAGTTGGATGAGCGATACTTcgtggggaggggaaggcagCGCACAGCCTGGAGCGACGTAGTCGAGCACTTTGCTGTACAGCAGCATCGTTCCAGCCACTTCGTCCACATCCCATGCCTTCAACCTCGCCATGGGGTGGCTG
This genomic interval carries:
- a CDS encoding metallopeptidase, putative translates to MSTSAASPAQRSPGQSQWSLSTPVSSRPQHKLRSSVPIVSDAYWTPDFAHMETARRQKPWRFDSLFFESVSVSLAATVKMFLHGTRGCPDMSQGRFNWFEVMGLLIGHFSHRELILTDSFSLPVAASEVECSMTEASQIYMANYLEYHRRLGKAEPGCLGWYHTHPGYSCFLSGIDVTTQRDSQQMQDPWVALVIDPVKTLRTGQFSMKAFRTYPEGDFQGQRPRSASHSAVDGAQPAASPASATASTMSDDYGLPPSNRVKEFGMHAHRYYELPVRIVQSARDAPLWELLQRHFWPLSLSLTFPFAPSTRICNCCSAELAKVVSALGARAQDSCTCERSPLACDSFSRRGSVGSMPLLYQSSKVVGSAQACSGGDGSADADDAAEMEQRLLAITGEVLRVRAESFSLIGASHPVHAELLAAMRAVAAAAGPATTDKRHGCTSLGTARNARNEASFSSLFTSRRDDPMEEEEA